From the Clostridiales bacterium FE2011 genome, one window contains:
- a CDS encoding iron ABC transporter permease, with amino-acid sequence MDGIELSDLCIQLHEDNWTLDAFPRIFSDYTFNNALRNTLLLGCLTGLGSLLIGLLFAYVDVYVHIRSRMTKKLFDVVSLLPVVSPPFVLSLSMMLLFGRSGLITRMVLGIYDSDIYGLWGITIVQTLTFFPVVYLMLKGLLKNIDPSMEEAARDMGASRWKVFTTVTLPLLLPGLGNAFLVTFIESVADFANPMIIGGSYDTLATTIYLRITGGTYDINGASAMAVVLLGLTLVLFLIQKYVLEKKTAATLTGKASRGRMLIEDKSVRYPLTVLCTAVSVFVILMYIAVPFGALFKLWGRDYSLSFKWFEQMFRERGWQAFKDSFVLSIIAAPVTALLSMIISYLVVKRKFKAKGFIEFVSMLAMAVPGTVLGVGFIRGFAGGVFRTGFLQGIYGSGLILIIVFVVRSLPVGTRSGISALRQIDKSIEESAYDMGAGSGKVFMTVTLPLIKDSFFSGLVTTFVRSITAISAVILLVTPRFLLITCRINEYAEKGEYGVACAYATILILITYAAILIMNTVLKYFGTSKKIKGEVK; translated from the coding sequence ATGGACGGGATCGAGCTGAGCGACCTGTGCATCCAGCTGCATGAAGACAACTGGACGCTGGACGCGTTCCCGCGGATCTTCAGCGATTATACCTTCAACAACGCACTGAGGAACACGCTGCTGCTGGGCTGCCTGACAGGACTGGGATCCCTGCTGATCGGCCTCCTGTTTGCCTATGTGGACGTTTACGTCCATATCCGCAGCCGGATGACGAAAAAGCTGTTTGACGTTGTTTCCCTGCTGCCGGTGGTATCCCCGCCGTTTGTGCTGTCCCTTTCCATGATGCTGCTCTTCGGCCGCAGCGGACTGATCACCCGGATGGTCCTTGGAATCTATGACTCGGACATCTACGGACTCTGGGGCATCACGATCGTTCAGACCCTCACTTTCTTCCCGGTGGTTTACCTGATGCTGAAAGGCCTGCTGAAGAACATCGATCCCTCCATGGAAGAAGCAGCCCGGGATATGGGCGCCAGCCGGTGGAAAGTGTTCACGACCGTGACGCTGCCGCTGCTTCTGCCCGGACTCGGAAACGCGTTCCTGGTGACCTTCATTGAATCCGTGGCGGACTTCGCAAACCCGATGATCATCGGCGGCAGCTATGACACGCTGGCGACGACGATCTACCTGCGGATTACCGGCGGTACATACGATATCAACGGTGCTTCCGCCATGGCTGTGGTACTGCTTGGCCTGACGCTGGTGCTGTTCCTGATCCAGAAGTATGTGCTGGAGAAGAAGACGGCCGCCACGCTGACGGGCAAGGCCTCAAGGGGACGGATGCTGATTGAGGACAAGAGCGTCCGTTATCCGCTGACGGTCCTGTGCACAGCGGTTTCAGTGTTCGTTATCCTGATGTATATCGCGGTTCCCTTCGGCGCACTGTTCAAGCTGTGGGGCAGGGATTATTCCCTTTCCTTCAAGTGGTTTGAGCAGATGTTCCGCGAGCGCGGATGGCAGGCATTCAAGGATTCTTTCGTGCTCTCTATTATTGCCGCTCCTGTGACGGCACTGCTTTCCATGATCATTTCCTATCTGGTGGTCAAGCGGAAATTCAAGGCAAAAGGCTTCATCGAATTTGTGTCCATGCTGGCCATGGCCGTTCCCGGAACCGTGCTGGGCGTTGGATTTATCCGCGGATTTGCCGGAGGCGTTTTCAGGACCGGTTTCCTGCAGGGAATCTACGGATCAGGCCTGATCCTGATCATTGTCTTTGTGGTACGGTCCCTGCCTGTGGGAACCCGCAGCGGTATTTCAGCCCTGCGGCAGATTGACAAATCCATTGAGGAATCGGCCTACGATATGGGCGCGGGCAGCGGAAAGGTATTCATGACCGTGACGCTGCCGCTGATCAAGGATTCCTTCTTCTCCGGCCTGGTGACCACCTTTGTGCGGTCCATTACCGCCATCAGCGCGGTGATCCTGCTGGTGACCCCGCGGTTCCTGCTGATTACCTGCCGGATCAACGAATATGCCGAGAAGGGCGAATACGGCGTTGCATGCGCCTACGCCACCATCCTGATCCTGATTACCTACGCGGCAATCCTGATCATGAATACGGTGCTGAAATACTTTGGTACGAGCAAAAAGATCAAGGGAGAGGTGAAGTGA